Part of the Mustelus asterias unplaced genomic scaffold, sMusAst1.hap1.1 HAP1_SCAFFOLD_1025, whole genome shotgun sequence genome is shown below.
TTTATGTAGTGAGTTTACACAGAGGCCATGATCACCCCACCCGATCAAGCTTGTCTTGGCCATGATCACCCCACCCTATCAAGTTTGTCTTGTTTCAGATCTGTGCTAGAGACGCGTTTTTGGCTGGGATAAACGGTCTACACTGTCTGAGAAATTcaacacatttaagacttattaaGTGGCAATTGTTTCCTGATTTCCCCATCCTTATTCACTTCTCACAAATGATTTCTGATTAACCCAGTCATTCCTAAACTACAAGCTTGTTTTAATTTCTTGATTACATATCATCACTACTCGAATGATCAGAATCAGCAATACAAACCCTTGAGCTTCCAGCAAGACTAAATGTAAAATATGGTACAAGTACATTTTTCACTCAGTAATTAGAACATTTCACTTTTCTCAGCGCAGCAGCTGGCAGCATTTTAGATTCAATACCAATTGTTCACTTCTCTTCTAGCTGGGTCATCCaggctggaaacgttggctctattctctctccacagaagctatcAGACCGgccgagatttttcagcattgtcAGTTTTTGAATTTCTTGTTATCAGCAGATCCAGAGTTATTGGCACAGTATCGCGCTGtttttgcacatttttcctggCTATTTTCAAgtgacacagtgttccagctgtTGGGTTTATGTTGTACCATCAAGTAGGCTTTGCTTTTTGCTTCAATGACACGTCATCTCTGCTGAATGGGTCTCAAACCAGTCTTTGTTGTGTATGGGgccacctggactcgaaatgtcagctcttttctctccttacagatgctgccagacctgctgacattttccagcattttctcttttggtttgttgGGTTTTCCACCTTTACCaaatgctgctgctgctgtcagaaattATTGAACTCAGCGACTTTCCAGTTGCATCAATATCAATGTTGATTGTTAAAGTTTTAATTGATGTGTCTGTAAAATATTTCACTATTTTGTTCAATGTTCCTTGATAATTTCATTTCAGAATGGGAATGTCACTGTGAAGAACGTGTAAATCAGTAattgtcagcaaggattaatcaacactttctaattggagatgttaatGAATGGACCCTTTTAAACATTGACTTCTGGATTTTGTAtcaatttaggattgaagtaaaagttttattttattgtaAACCAGTTCCTGAGTTCTTGAATTTAGGAGAAAGATCACAGGACGTGCGTTTAAAAAGGGACATTGCAGCCCCAAAAATCAGTGAcatctccagaatattaaactccagccatAGGGTTTGTTAACATCAGCAAAATCAAACCAGATATTGTCAGATTATCAATCCTGAATGTGataaacagcagcaataacaacagcagaatccaatcccttcagtcacttgtgaactcgctgatgtctccaCTCTTTAGCTgcctcagtgaatcccttcccccacacacagcagataaatggcctaTCCCCGGTATGAATTCACTGGTGTATCATCAAGTTGGAGGACtttgtaaatcccttcccacatatagAGCAGATaactggcctctccccagtgtgacctcGCTGGTGTTCAATGAGGTTGGATGAAGATCTGAAATTCTTCCCACAAGAActgcagttgaatggcctctcctgggtGTGAACTTCCTGGTGGTACTGGAGGCTGGATAACTGGGCAAATTCctccccacacacggagcaggtgtacAGCTTCTCcctagtgtgaattcgctggtgcgcaGTGAGGTTGGCTGAggacctgaacctctttccacagtgAATGCAgataaatggcttctcctcagtgtgaataagttggtgtgtcagcaggtgggatgaattggtgaatcctttcccacactcggagcagatgaatggtctctcctgagtgaactcgctggtgtaatgtGAGGCCGGCtaattgagtgaatcctttcccacatacagagcaggtgaacggcttctccccagtgtgaatgcattGGTGATTTCTCAGCAGGGATGGGGAATagaatcctttaccacagtcctcacatttccacgattTCTCCAATGTGGCTGTGTCAGTGGATTTCCAGATggaatggataattgaatcctttaccacaatcctcacatttccatggtttctccatacaGCCAGAGCTCTTGTGCCTCTCCAGGTTGGACAGTCAGTTGAAGCGTTGCTCACATCCAGAATAAGTTTACTATCGAGTCCCCCGCTGTCACTGGAACAATGTTTTTTTTCAGGTTGTGAAACTAGTCAAAACTCACTTCACTGCAACACTCAGGTGTATATCTTGATGCTTTTTCTAATCACACTGATGTTTGGAAGGTTTTTCCACAGATTGAATCTAGAAAATGAAGTTTTTCTCCATCCtaaggctgatgatattcagatcctgatgaatAATATGAGGGTatcagatcttgatgtgatgtttgatttgaaTTTCCTGTATGCAAATGTTCTCCtttcctgtaaaatgaattttaaaatgtaaccAGTGTCAGTCCAGTATTAAGATGCAGAACCGACAATTCTAGCTTCTCTGGAATATGTTTCTGTCtgttgttcccccaaatctgtaaatgcccatcccacacacactccctcctccctgggctgaaatcgaAATAAAGTTATGGATAATTATTTCTGTATGCTTTTGACAAATTTGGTATAGAATGATGTccacagagatgtgcaggttaggtggattggccatgctaaattgccctttggtgttgggtgggaggggcggggggcgagcaaggtgaatgcatggggttgtggagatggggcctgggtgcagactcgatgggccaaatggcctccttctgcactgtagggattttatgattctagagTAACAGACCTTGTGTCCAGaactgactgcgtggagtttttCTGAGAGGAGCCAAACcgcctggttactgacccctctaacAAGAGGAAAGGTTTCCTGCAAAATATGTCCCTCAGAATTGGTAAACTTCAGTCAGGTCCCCACTCCCGCGCCAATGCTGAGAATCCAGATTGCACTAAACACGCCCACCGACATTGCCCTCTCCCGGGGACCTCACAATGCCCAGGGAGTGATTGACAGCTGCTTGGAACCATtagggagagagggcgggactggaggaccgatcggagcggctggtcctccaaccaatcagagtgaatgagggggcggggcttggcTGTGAGTGAAGCATGCGCAGTCCAGTTAATGGCGACGGAGACAAGATTTTGTTCCTTGGATCTGCCATCCGTAACGGAGAGAATGGCGAGACGAAGGGAACCACGGATCAGGTGTGACTGGATACGTTCCGTAAACACGTTACATAAACCGCAAATGCGGAAAAATACCCCACCGTTTCCCGTGAACCGTTGCCTCCTCCCTGCAGCAGGGGCCGCAGCTTTCTCACAGAGCTGGGTTTAGCGGCCGCTATCTTTATCCAGGCATTAGCagcagagcgcatgcgcggcCCCATCTTTGTTCGGGGCAGGAGCAGCAGAATGTGCGCATCGCTGCCACCTTTGTTGGGGGCAACAATTTTGATTATCTCCAAGTGAGAATCTCTATCAGCCTGTTTCACTCTGTCACTTCCAGTTTCTGACTGATGAGGCAGAACAATGATATATATCCAGGGCAGTCACCATtatttgtatttatattgtgcATGAATAGAATTAAACTTTTGAAGACATTTCAGAGAAATGTTATGAAATAACAATTGACTTTGAGTCACATGACGAGATAttaggttttaaggagaatcttaaCTGAGAAAAGTGAGGTGCTGAatcagagaggtttaaggagggaattccagagcttctgaAATAGGCAAAATCAGTAATGTTGGAACGATTAAAATCGGGAATGCTCAAAATTAGATGAGTGCTGAGATCTCGGAGGGTGTgggcctggaggagattacagagattgggatgaTTGCAACCATGgaggaaaacaaggataagaaattTACAATCTTGGTGCATCTTAAAATGAAGCATTGTAGATCAGTGAGCATTTGTTTGTAGATCAGCATTTGTCAATATATGTGCCatgggtgccacagtggttagcactgccacctcacagcgtcagggacccgggttcgattcccagcttgggtcactgtctgcgtggagcttgcatgttctccccatggccgtgtgggtttcctccgagtgctccggtttcctcccacagtctgaaagacatgctggttagctgcattgatccgaacaggtgccggagcgtggcgactaggggactttcacagtaacttcattgtagtgttaatgaaagccttacttgtgactaataaataaactttagctttaactTTAGTATTTAAATGGGggacatttctgctcatccagccttggatgtcagacaagttcgGATGctatgtagcttggaggggaacttgcaggtgatggtgtccaCATACTCTTGCTGCcctggtcaaagaacaaagaacaatacagcacaggaacaggcccttcggccctccaaacccacgccgctccctggtccaaactcaaccattcttttgtatccctccattcccactctgttcatgtggctatctagataagtcttaaacgttcccagtgtgtccgcctccaccaccttgcccggcagcgcattccaggcccccaccactctctgtgtaaaatacgtccttctgatatccgtgttaaacctcgcccccctcaccttgaatctatgacccctcgtgaacgtcaccaccgacctgggaaaaagcttcccaccgttcaccctatctatgcctttcataattttatacacctctattaggtcacccctcatcctctgtctttccagggagaacaaccccagtttacccaatctctcctcataactaagcccttccataccaggtaacatcctggtaaacctcctctgcactctctctaaagcctccacgtccttctggtagtgtggcgaccagaactgggtgcagtattccaaatgcggccgaaccaacgttctatatatctgcaacatcagaccccaacattTATACTCCAGGTCCAtccaggtggtggaggttgagggatTATGAGATTGTGGTTCAGTTCTAGGTCGAGAGAATGCCTCCCATTTGCCCCTGTCTCTTgctactttctctctgtctctctctctgtctctcttgtaaCATAGATTTCTCTGGCCCAGGGTGCTACATCATTGAATATGATGATGACATGtggttgaaaggcagagcagcctcgataggctgaatggcctattcctgctcctatttcttgtgttcttgcagAGGCCAGAACCTTGTGTAGACTCAGACCAGAGGCAggctttcttccctgaaggacagtaCTGACCATTTCACTTCTGACAAAGGATCAAAcaggtttcatggtcactttttccttgtGCCAGCCCCataaatgaccagattcattcagctcaatttcacaacctgcctttgtgagtTCTTTCTCATCCCCTTTTTTCTGTTTAAAATCAATTTTAGATTATCTGAAGTGGAGGATTTCCAATcagaaaactcaaaccaaacatcccATCAGGATCAGATGGAGTCACCCAATTTATTGTAAGCTGAATATTTGtgaattttgaacatggaaggaaaaggcACTGTTCACAGTGGGGAAAAACAGtgggaatgtggggagggattcagatctCCATGTgaactggaaactcatcagcccagacacactggggagaggtcattcacttgctccaagtgtgggaagggattctctcgctcatccagcctgctgcaacaccagcgagttcacactggagagagacctttcaattgctccgactgtgggaagggattcgctcagtcaggcaacctgttgagacaccagcgagttcacactggaaagAGACCTTTCacttgctcagagtgtgggaaaggatttgctcGGTCCTCTGACTTGAtggcgcaccagcgagttcacactgacgagagaccattcaaatgtccagactgtgggaagtgctataaaagttcccgGGACCTGATACTCCATCAACGTGCTCACAGTGacgagaggccattcagatgctctcattgtgggactgggttcaaacaatcatctcaactcactgagcaccagcgaattcacaccggggagaggccattcacctgctcagtgtgtgggaatggGTTCAGTCGGTCATCTAACCTGCGGacccaccagcgaattcacactggggagagacctttcacctgttctgagtgtggaaagggattcactcaattatccactCTGCTGAATCACCAGAGTGTTCACAATGAGAAGAGACCATTTCAATGCCCAGACTGCAGGAAGTGCTACAAAAGTTCCCGGCAACTGCTCCAccatcaacgagttcacactgaggagagaccttttaaatgcccagactgtgagaagtgctttaaaagttctggggaactgatgcgccatcaacgtgttcacactgacgagaaaccattcaggtgctctcactgtgacgctgggttcaagacatcatctgacctcactgtacatcagcgagttcacactggggagaggccattcacctgctctcagtgtgggaagggattcactcagtcatcctccctgctgacacaccagcgagttcacaccagggagaggccgttcacctgccccaagtgtgggaagagattcactcagtcatccaatcttctgagacaccagcaaattcacaagtaatttaaataaattagctTTGTGTTAACAGTGTTTAATCTTTTAACATCTTTAACATATGTTATTTCCTTTTGAAGGGTTCCCCCGCTCCCCTGTCTCTTCCATCCTCACCtcccaacaagtgtgaggagctcatggagcttctttgtaagattgggacaatctgatcagctgcctcttctgcttccctcccttccacaaGCCCACCGGGACAAACCATGTCTAAAGTTCCGTCTTGCCCAAGCCCAGAACCTACagctttctccagtttctctcctatctcccttCATGCCCTctgcatcttgtccatgagacctacCTTGTGCTCCATCAATCCTACTCTCACTAAACTGCATGATTCCAACTTCCCCACATTGGGTGATATTGTTGACGGTTCTCTTttctctcacactgtccctctcacttTCAAATCCACTGTCATCACCAATCCTAAAAAAACACTCAATCCTACAGTCTTTGCCAACTGctaccccatctccaacctctctttcctctccaaagcccctgAACTAGGTGTCCCCCAAGTGTTTATCCTTTGCCCCTcctgtttctcatctacatgccgcCACTGGGTGACATAATACAGATAGACTGTTGTCTATCTTCTTCCTTCTCAGCTTCTCTGAGCTGTGAACCGGGCAGCTGAAAGCTGATACTTATTAACTTTTTCTGGACACAGCCCCTTGTACATGATCAATGGCGTTCCTGAACTCTGGTTCACATGATCAGTCTCTGATTGATTTAattccatctacaggtccaggcagaggGCGATCGAAGGGGTcttcaacctgactgtctgccccctctaccgcagctatattcgtggccaggtgtccctggaaagggagcatgcagtgtccgaaGGCACCACTGaagccttccatgcccgctgggcactgcagggactggggtgtattattgacccctttaatcacattttaatttgatgttttaagtttcctttccgctttgtttttgtttcgggcagttcccctccttttagggagctgccccttttgagttgtcccgaaGTTAagctgattttgtttatttggttggacacaagAAAGATGTTCCTGATTGATGTCGGTGGTGTGTAATCAGTTTCTGATTGGTTTCTTCATGGTGATGGTCATCTATCGATCATTTCCTGCAGCCTCCTGACTGGCCCTCTAATGTATCAGTTACTTTCAGAGTCTGCCTCACGCTATAACCTTTCCTGTCATTTTATTAAATTTTATGGCTTCGTACTGAGATAACGGGGGGGGGCCTAAAGATATCTTCTTTGTCACTTAATTGAGAAAAACAAGTTTATGGTGTCAAATCCCAATGGTTAACATTTGGGTTCATTGTCTCAAATGTCTAATTGATGTGTAGGAATCCTGTAGAGTTCTCATTGGGGCAGGTGACTCTCAATATATTTTGGTTAAAGAAAGTGCTTGCTGGTTTTTGTAGTGGTTGCCAGATCTTGGAACACAGTTAATTAAAAGGACACAAAATGACACACAGCCTTAAACTAATACAGAAATTACAAAGTTACTTCAGATCTGAAATCCAAAGAAAGTGGCATCAAATCAGTGTGTAAAAGGTGAGATAGCAGGAAACACATATAAATACAGCATAATACATTCAATTGATAAATGTTCAAAACTAATTAGTCAGAATAACCACTACGCTATGAAAACTGATTGGAGAACTAAAATCTTTAATTTTTCAAATCAAAGATAGTTATAAAGTCTGAAGGAAAGTGACTGCTTCTTTTAAGATATTACAAGTTAAAAGGATACATTAATTTACGATACAGTGCTGAAGGTTTGAAACTTCACAGCTGGTTTCTTCACACAATATGGCCTCTAACTCAAGTATAACTGTTATTGTCAATGGCTGAGGAGTTAACAGTTCCAGACCTCAGCTCATCCAGAGTTGATGGGATCCACAGGACTCTGTAATTAAAGTATAAAAGTGAAGCTTTACACCGGCCTAGGGTCATGTGATGTATTTCACTTGTCAAATGAGAATGCAGTTACAGACAAAGCCAGTTACATGATACTAATAtattataattcagcagaatagcaCATCAGGTTAATTGATTAATAAGCTTCAATTACTTGATGATTACACATAACTAAGCTACAAACTATTAAATATGACTATTCCTACAGTCGAACAGTCCAGTCAAGCAACAGGCTGACACAGTCATACTTTGAATCATATCTTACTGCCAATGTCTCacaggaacaaggagcaggattcggctatttggccccttgagtctgctccaccatttaatcagatcagggttgatctgatagtaaccttaaatctgcatcctgcctgccCCCAATCTGTCATCCACTTGcttgccaagaatctatctacatctgccttaaaaatattcaaagattttgcttccaccgccttttcagaAGTGTTCCAGAGgttcacgaccctctgaaagaaaatatttcacctcatctccgttttaaatgtgtgaacccttatttttaaacagggaccTCTCGCTCGAGATTCtcacagaagaggaaacatcctttccacatcaacctgtcaagacccttcaggatcttctatgtttcgatcaaatttatcttactcttctaaactccagcagacacaaacctagcctgtccaagctttacccataatccacacatttctggcattagtctggtcaatcgactgcttccaatgtatttacatccttgcttaaacaagatgaccaatactgtacactgtactccagatgtggtctcactggtgctctggataactgaagcataacctccatatttatgtaatcaattcccctcacaaatgatagctttcctaattacttgcttttcCTGCTTacgagctttttgtgattcatgcaaagaacaaataacagcacaggaacaggcccttcggtctacgctgatcacattgtcctctcgagaccaaccacttatatccctctattcccgtctgttcatgtgtctatcaagataagtcttaaatgtcgctaatgtatctgcctcaaccacctcacttggcagtgcattccaggcccccaccaccctctgtgtaaaaaaccttcccccgcacatctccactgaacctttcccccttatcttgaacttgtgccgccttgtaattgtcatttctgccctgggaaaaagctcccaactcttcaccctatccacacccctcataattttataaacgtctatcaggtcgcgtctcagcctccgtctttccagggagaacaatcccagtttattcaatctccagaacactcagatccctctgcatctcagagctctacaatctctcaccatttagataatctgcttcccttttatCCTTCCTGCCAGAATATCCTGTCCTCCCAGCAGTTCAGACCTGAGTAGAGGGAGCAGCACAGAGGTGTACAGTGCAAGTGAGtcatcctgggagtcctcaacttgaaattcttttttattcatttgtgggaaatgggcattgctggatggccagcatttatggcccagccttgttgcccttgaactgagtgacttgcggggccatttcagagggagtcacatgtaggccagactgggtaaggagagcagatttccttccctgagggcattagtgaaccagatgggttttttacaataatcaacaatggtttcatggtca
Proteins encoded:
- the LOC144487760 gene encoding uncharacterized protein LOC144487760 isoform X1 translates to MEGKGTVHSGEKQWECGEGFRSPCELETHQPRHTGERSFTCSKCGKGFSRSSSLLQHQRVHTGERPFNCSDCGKGFAQSGNLLRHQRVHTGKRPFTCSECGKGFARSSDLMAHQRVHTDERPFKCPDCGKCYKSSRDLILHQRAHSDERPFRCSHCGTGFKQSSQLTEHQRIHTGERPFTCSVCGNGFSRSSNLRTHQRIHTGERPFTCSECGKGFTQLSTLLNHQSVHNEKRPFQCPDCRKCYKSSRQLLHHQRVHTEERPFKCPDCEKCFKSSGELMRHQRVHTDEKPFRCSHCDAGFKTSSDLTVHQRVHTGERPFTCSQCGKGFTQSSSLLTHQRVHTRERPFTCPKCGKRFTQSSNLLRHQQIHKDLSLEILTEEETSFPHQPVKTLQDLLCFDQIYLTLLNSSRHKPSLSKLYP
- the LOC144487760 gene encoding uncharacterized protein LOC144487760 isoform X2 encodes the protein MEGKGTVHSGEKQWECGEGFRSPCELETHQPRHTGERSFTCSKCGKGFSRSSSLLQHQRVHTGERPFNCSDCGKGFAQSGNLLRHQRVHTGKRPFTCSECGKGFARSSDLMAHQRVHTDERPFKCPDCGKCYKSSRDLILHQRAHSDERPFRCSHCGTGFKQSSQLTEHQRIHTGERPFTCSVCGNGFSRSSNLRTHQRIHTGERPFTCSECGKGFTQLSTLLNHQSVHNEKRPFQCPDCRKCYKSSRQLLHHQRVHTEERPFKCPDCEKCFKSSGELMRHQRVHTDEKPFRCSHCDAGFKTSSDLTVHQRVHTGERPFTCSQCGKGFTQSSSLLTHQRVHTRERPFTCPKCGKRFTQSSNLLRHQQIHK